The following proteins are encoded in a genomic region of Methanoculleus bourgensis MS2:
- a CDS encoding ketopantoate reductase family protein — protein MEALQRPNVLILGAGAVGLSFAGRLARVATVYAACRPVHAGAIRERGLVMEGVWGTGTVKGVTPITGPEEVPAGVDYIIITAKGTDTLAISREYAGVIRGRPVASLQNGIGNEDIIARYTDTVIGGTVTTNFSVVGPGHVRVLSESAPACFGVWSGDGGEVLDRLIAIIGSAGIPVEVSPDIRAGKWTKALLNIAVNPICAILRAPVGAAADADIREIVTALIRETFAVAGAEGVRLPWATADDYLAHLFGVQVPDFAAVYPSMYYDITLGRQTEIDLLNGYVARLGERHGIPTPQNQCIAGLVRYIQAHPDAP, from the coding sequence ATGGAAGCGTTACAACGCCCGAATGTCCTGATCCTCGGTGCAGGGGCGGTCGGCCTCTCCTTCGCCGGCAGACTCGCCCGGGTTGCGACGGTCTATGCGGCATGCCGACCGGTGCATGCCGGTGCCATCCGGGAGCGGGGTCTCGTGATGGAGGGGGTCTGGGGGACCGGCACCGTCAAAGGGGTAACCCCCATTACGGGGCCGGAGGAGGTTCCGGCCGGGGTTGACTATATTATCATCACTGCGAAGGGCACCGATACCCTGGCGATCTCTCGGGAGTATGCCGGGGTGATCCGGGGCCGGCCGGTGGCAAGCCTCCAGAACGGCATCGGAAACGAGGATATCATCGCCCGCTACACAGATACCGTCATCGGCGGGACCGTGACGACGAACTTCTCGGTGGTGGGACCGGGGCACGTCCGGGTGCTGAGCGAGAGCGCCCCCGCCTGCTTTGGGGTCTGGTCGGGGGACGGCGGCGAAGTGCTCGACCGGCTCATCGCCATCATCGGGTCGGCCGGCATCCCGGTCGAGGTGAGCCCTGATATCAGGGCCGGAAAGTGGACCAAGGCGCTCCTCAACATAGCGGTGAACCCGATATGCGCCATCCTCAGGGCCCCGGTCGGGGCGGCCGCCGACGCGGATATCCGCGAGATCGTCACCGCCCTCATCCGTGAGACCTTCGCTGTCGCCGGGGCAGAAGGGGTCCGGCTCCCCTGGGCGACCGCCGACGACTACCTTGCCCATCTCTTCGGGGTGCAGGTCCCGGACTTTGCCGCGGTCTACCCCTCCATGTACTACGACATCACGCTCGGCCGCCAGACCGAGATCGACCTCCTCAACGGCTACGTGGCACGCCTCGGGGAGCGCCACGGCATCCCGACACCGCAGAACCAGTGCATCGCCGGTCTCGTCCGCTACATCCAGGCGCACCCGGACGCACCGTGA
- a CDS encoding flavodoxin family protein, translating to MSHGVMVMVLIVYYSWQGHTEKVARALAERVGGRLARIEPVSEVGTLRKAMMATFGIRAAIRPTETDLSGVNFLIVATPVWAQKAPPYVNEYLSRVTNASGKPFSVLVEMGNSGAEKVVAIVRKSLEAKGMRFVSSATTLESDVDAGRFDRTVEEFARTIVEAAAPAA from the coding sequence ATGTCGCACGGAGTGATGGTGATGGTTCTCATTGTCTACTACTCATGGCAGGGACATACTGAGAAGGTGGCGAGGGCACTCGCGGAGCGGGTCGGCGGCAGGCTTGCAAGGATTGAACCGGTTTCTGAGGTGGGGACGCTCAGGAAGGCCATGATGGCGACGTTTGGGATTCGGGCAGCGATCCGCCCGACAGAGACCGACCTTTCGGGCGTCAACTTCCTGATTGTCGCAACCCCGGTCTGGGCGCAAAAGGCTCCGCCTTATGTCAACGAGTATCTCTCCCGGGTCACGAACGCCTCTGGAAAACCCTTCTCGGTGCTCGTGGAGATGGGAAATTCCGGGGCGGAGAAGGTGGTCGCAATCGTGAGGAAGAGCCTTGAGGCGAAAGGGATGCGGTTCGTCTCATCCGCCACCACGCTCGAGAGCGACGTCGATGCCGGGAGATTTGACCGGACGGTTGAGGAGTTCGCCCGGACGATCGTGGAGGCCGCTGCGCCGGCGGCGTAA
- a CDS encoding pro-sigmaK processing inhibitor BofA family protein codes for MSLLAALLALILVVVIAFVLYKVVKSVTTLIINAVVGVVLLWLINLLDLMSIVGRPDIPINLITVLICAIGGVFGVLITVVLHLLGIPLTL; via the coding sequence ATGAGCTTACTTGCAGCGCTCCTTGCCCTGATCCTGGTGGTCGTTATCGCCTTTGTCCTCTATAAGGTGGTCAAAAGCGTCACCACACTCATCATCAACGCCGTCGTGGGTGTGGTCCTCCTCTGGCTCATCAATCTCCTCGACCTGATGAGCATCGTCGGGCGGCCCGACATCCCGATCAACCTGATCACCGTTCTTATCTGCGCCATCGGCGGGGTCTTCGGCGTGCTGATCACGGTGGTGCTGCACCTCCTCGGGATCCCGCTGACGTTGTGA
- a CDS encoding transglutaminase-like domain-containing protein, whose translation MVWSIIRAILLLSILVPQGHLVYDSGYDAAGVSAHEPVLPDDIAGLSEPPEICDTESSSDILLARVERATYACVDGTPRLFPVGLNATLARGVGDCTDLALLRVEVLRRNGIPAQPVHGLMVWDADAFRTDALHVEVFGRGVAVHDWVELDDGRTMGAYEGWSGIQCVKTGNGVCFQRVFETLGYL comes from the coding sequence GTGGTTTGGAGTATTATTCGCGCCATTCTTCTCCTCTCCATCCTGGTTCCACAAGGGCACCTCGTCTACGATTCCGGATATGATGCTGCCGGGGTCAGCGCCCATGAACCGGTCCTGCCCGACGATATCGCCGGTCTTTCAGAACCGCCGGAGATCTGCGATACGGAATCCTCCTCCGACATCCTCCTTGCCAGGGTGGAACGGGCGACGTACGCCTGTGTCGACGGTACTCCCCGCCTCTTTCCAGTGGGTCTCAACGCCACCCTCGCCCGCGGGGTGGGCGACTGCACCGACCTTGCGCTTCTCAGGGTCGAGGTCCTGCGCCGGAACGGGATACCGGCCCAGCCGGTCCACGGCCTCATGGTCTGGGATGCGGATGCGTTCCGGACCGATGCGCTCCACGTGGAGGTCTTCGGGAGGGGCGTTGCCGTCCACGACTGGGTCGAACTCGATGACGGCCGGACGATGGGCGCCTACGAAGGGTGGTCCGGGATACAGTGTGTAAAGACCGGGAACGGCGTCTGCTTCCAGCGGGTCTTCGAGACTCTGGGCTACCTCTAG
- a CDS encoding BaiN/RdsA family NAD(P)/FAD-dependent oxidoreductase, which translates to MHTGPPHPNADAHPGSTGIRTIAVNDAITIAIIGGGPAGLFCALQAAGEGRRVVLFEKKSSPGRKLLLAGSGQCNITHDGEITAFLSHYGDHGAFLRPALMNFTNRDLIDFFAARGLALKVEPGGKVFPETRRSADVLAILLAECARRGVDIQCGEAVQHVGRDGDGFLVRSETVVLRADALVIATGGASYPATGSTGDGYSFARALGQPVTEVAPALAPVYVRDYPLADLAGISFENLAITVYRDGKRVHRHTGDLLLTHTGLSGPGILDASRYILPGDVLRVAFLPEANTEAVRKQVAGALMAGGVRQVKTVLGDLGLPERFVRRLLDLAGISPGETCAHLGKKARNAIAASVAEFPFTVERLGGFGEAMVTRGGVALDGVNPKTMESRTIPNLYCIGEVLDIDGDTGGYNLQAAFSTAALAAREIARTP; encoded by the coding sequence ATGCATACCGGCCCGCCGCACCCCAATGCTGATGCTCACCCGGGAAGCACGGGTATACGGACGATTGCCGTGAACGACGCCATCACCATCGCGATCATCGGGGGAGGGCCTGCCGGACTCTTCTGCGCCCTGCAGGCGGCAGGAGAAGGGAGGCGGGTGGTCCTCTTTGAGAAGAAATCCTCCCCGGGCAGGAAGCTCCTCCTTGCAGGGTCAGGGCAGTGCAACATCACCCACGATGGCGAGATCACCGCGTTCCTCTCCCACTACGGCGACCACGGGGCGTTCCTCAGGCCCGCGCTCATGAACTTCACGAACCGGGATCTCATCGACTTCTTCGCCGCCCGCGGACTGGCGCTGAAGGTCGAACCCGGCGGGAAGGTCTTCCCGGAGACGCGGAGGTCAGCCGACGTCCTCGCCATCCTCCTTGCTGAGTGCGCCCGCCGGGGGGTAGATATCCAATGCGGCGAGGCCGTGCAGCACGTAGGGCGGGACGGGGACGGATTCCTCGTCAGGTCGGAGACGGTGGTCTTGCGGGCCGACGCGCTCGTCATAGCCACCGGTGGGGCCTCCTACCCCGCCACCGGCTCGACCGGGGACGGCTACTCCTTTGCCCGGGCTCTCGGGCAGCCGGTCACCGAGGTTGCCCCGGCGCTTGCCCCAGTGTATGTCAGGGACTACCCGCTCGCCGACCTTGCGGGGATATCCTTCGAGAACCTCGCGATCACAGTCTACCGGGACGGGAAGCGGGTCCACCGGCATACCGGCGACCTGCTCCTGACCCACACCGGGCTCTCGGGCCCGGGCATACTCGACGCCTCGCGCTACATCCTCCCTGGCGATGTGCTCAGGGTCGCGTTCCTCCCGGAGGCGAACACTGAGGCGGTGCGCAAGCAGGTCGCAGGCGCGCTCATGGCGGGCGGAGTTCGCCAGGTAAAGACCGTCCTCGGCGACCTCGGCCTCCCGGAGCGGTTTGTCCGGCGGCTCCTTGACCTTGCGGGCATCTCACCGGGAGAGACCTGTGCGCACCTCGGAAAGAAGGCCCGAAACGCCATCGCGGCATCCGTTGCAGAGTTCCCGTTCACCGTGGAGAGGCTCGGGGGGTTTGGTGAGGCGATGGTGACAAGAGGCGGGGTCGCTCTCGATGGGGTCAACCCAAAGACGATGGAGTCACGGACCATCCCGAACCTCTACTGCATTGGTGAGGTGCTCGATATCGACGGCGATACCGGGGGCTACAACCTCCAGGCCGCGTTCTCCACCGCGGCCCTCGCCGCACGAGAGATAGCCCGTACGCCCTGA
- a CDS encoding LEA type 2 family protein encodes MCYAGPPGEAKRFLGGGMTGQICIYPGKVHRSGMWRAAIILLILLCSAGCVAPRLQEPTVTVDGVGIENVTLGSMDLSLHLTINNPNPIGATLTQVSFDVYFLDDGQPVFLAHGERGEFEVRPRGNTTISVPVTVDNLRLVQALLLTLRDGAVTLQVNGSGVLDYGIATFEVPFNRTVEVRPGQGATATRMK; translated from the coding sequence ATGTGCTACGCGGGGCCACCGGGGGAGGCGAAACGATTCCTCGGCGGCGGGATGACCGGCCAGATATGCATATATCCCGGGAAGGTGCACCGTTCCGGCATGTGGCGCGCCGCCATCATCCTCCTCATCCTGCTCTGCAGCGCCGGGTGCGTGGCACCCCGGCTCCAGGAGCCGACCGTCACTGTCGACGGGGTTGGTATCGAGAATGTCACGCTGGGGAGCATGGACCTCTCCCTGCACCTCACCATCAATAACCCGAATCCAATCGGCGCCACCCTGACCCAGGTCTCGTTCGACGTCTACTTCCTCGACGACGGGCAGCCGGTCTTCCTCGCGCACGGGGAGCGGGGAGAGTTTGAGGTCAGGCCCCGCGGGAACACCACCATCTCCGTCCCGGTGACCGTCGATAACCTCCGGCTCGTCCAGGCACTCCTCCTGACCCTGCGGGATGGGGCGGTCACGCTCCAGGTGAACGGCTCGGGGGTCCTCGATTACGGGATCGCGACCTTCGAGGTCCCGTTCAACCGGACGGTGGAGGTGCGGCCCGGTCAGGGTGCAACGGCGACCAGGATGAAGTAG
- a CDS encoding prenyltransferase — MDTRELLQFIRLGRFRFLLSGFIPFSAGALLALLLGARFTPAQFLLGYAAMAAAHLSVHYSNDYFDADADRFVEPTAISGGSGVLVENPGLKPAALRAAVALMFVSVLIGYLFVAVYAYPAIFLAFAVAGNLLGWFYTAPPLALAYRKLGEVTNMITFGLLMPGAGYFVAKGALDPPFFAFALPLLLYGLIFIVSVEIPDMEGDIAGGKPTLVARKGRIYGFGLIAVAAALATATLLLFAYSGIFSPVDFRPIALVSCIPLGIALWGFSNRCAERAFALRYATANIAGYFLFQGLVVLYFILVAVAP, encoded by the coding sequence ATGGATACCCGCGAACTCCTGCAGTTCATCAGGCTCGGGAGGTTCCGGTTCCTCCTCTCGGGGTTCATCCCGTTCTCTGCCGGAGCGCTGCTTGCGCTCCTCCTCGGGGCACGGTTCACCCCGGCACAGTTTCTCCTCGGGTATGCGGCCATGGCCGCGGCTCACCTCTCAGTCCACTACAGTAACGACTACTTTGACGCCGACGCCGACCGGTTCGTCGAACCGACGGCCATCTCCGGCGGGAGCGGGGTCCTCGTCGAGAACCCCGGTCTCAAACCCGCCGCGCTCCGGGCGGCCGTCGCCCTGATGTTTGTCTCGGTCCTGATCGGGTATCTCTTCGTCGCCGTCTACGCCTACCCTGCCATCTTCCTCGCCTTCGCCGTCGCAGGCAACCTCCTCGGGTGGTTCTACACGGCGCCGCCACTCGCGCTCGCGTACCGGAAACTCGGTGAGGTCACGAACATGATCACCTTCGGCCTCCTGATGCCGGGCGCAGGCTACTTCGTCGCAAAGGGGGCGCTCGACCCCCCTTTCTTCGCGTTCGCTCTCCCGCTCCTTCTCTACGGGCTTATCTTCATCGTGAGCGTCGAGATCCCGGATATGGAGGGCGACATCGCCGGTGGGAAGCCGACGCTCGTCGCAAGGAAGGGCCGTATCTACGGCTTCGGGCTCATCGCCGTCGCGGCGGCGCTTGCGACCGCGACGCTCCTCCTCTTTGCGTATAGCGGCATCTTCTCTCCCGTGGACTTCCGGCCAATCGCCCTGGTCTCCTGTATCCCGCTCGGGATAGCGTTGTGGGGGTTCTCGAACCGGTGCGCGGAACGGGCGTTCGCCCTCCGCTACGCGACCGCGAACATTGCGGGCTACTTCCTCTTCCAGGGACTGGTTGTCCTCTACTTCATCCTGGTCGCCGTTGCACCCTGA
- a CDS encoding DUF1294 domain-containing protein: MDVLVYAVILLVFLNALSFFAFFRDKAAAQKGTWRTPERRLLFLALLGPFGALGAMRAFRHKTRKTKFWLVPIFLCLQIGLFAALVLFLV; the protein is encoded by the coding sequence GTGGATGTTCTCGTATATGCTGTGATTCTGCTCGTCTTTCTGAACGCCCTCTCGTTCTTCGCCTTCTTTCGCGACAAAGCGGCCGCACAGAAGGGTACATGGAGGACGCCGGAGAGGAGGCTCCTCTTCCTCGCTCTGCTCGGGCCGTTCGGTGCTCTGGGGGCGATGCGTGCCTTCCGGCATAAGACCCGGAAGACGAAGTTCTGGCTCGTCCCCATCTTCCTCTGCCTGCAGATCGGGCTCTTCGCCGCGCTCGTCCTGTTCCTCGTGTAA
- a CDS encoding DUF7282 domain-containing protein — protein sequence MQKHWLVIAAVLAACCIGLVSAQTDAGTNETTNASITVTDQMVEGDAVVGNVTVDEVVSNGTGWIVIHNNLFGHPGGVIGYTPVESGTNRNVTVTIHTFVATDTLFAVLHHDAGKVGVFEYPIPDIEQKVEGEIVIVPFNVTAENATLLNLTSLCPGNST from the coding sequence ATGCAGAAGCACTGGCTGGTTATTGCGGCGGTTCTGGCAGCCTGCTGCATCGGGCTCGTCTCCGCCCAGACCGACGCGGGGACGAACGAGACAACAAACGCCTCAATCACGGTGACTGATCAGATGGTCGAGGGCGACGCGGTCGTCGGGAACGTCACGGTTGATGAGGTTGTGAGCAACGGCACCGGATGGATCGTCATCCACAACAACCTCTTCGGGCATCCCGGCGGGGTCATCGGATATACACCGGTTGAGTCCGGGACGAACCGGAACGTCACGGTCACCATCCATACCTTCGTCGCCACCGACACCCTCTTTGCCGTCCTGCACCACGATGCCGGGAAGGTGGGTGTCTTTGAGTACCCCATCCCCGACATCGAGCAGAAGGTGGAGGGCGAGATCGTGATCGTGCCTTTCAACGTCACGGCAGAGAACGCCACCCTGTTGAACCTGACTTCGCTCTGTCCGGGCAACAGCACCTGA
- a CDS encoding rubredoxin, producing MLPGHLSPVTTMQSCRCSICGHIYDPKTGSANTPPGTAFEDLPTDWRCPVCLAEKSKFSLFASPLSRLGL from the coding sequence ATGCTGCCGGGCCACCTCTCACCGGTGACGACGATGCAGTCCTGCCGTTGCTCGATATGCGGGCATATCTACGACCCGAAGACCGGTAGTGCAAATACTCCGCCGGGAACCGCGTTTGAGGACCTCCCCACCGACTGGCGCTGCCCGGTCTGCCTTGCCGAGAAGAGCAAGTTCTCCCTGTTTGCGTCGCCTCTCAGCAGGCTTGGGCTCTGA
- a CDS encoding UbiA family prenyltransferase produces the protein MGAHNPGITTMRETLAALADLTRIHFFFVWPLLFCSGLALAFQNYGGFSWALVGRAALIGFLGFEAGLVLNDYIDREYDRREINGSLTRYWRPFGERPIPAGKISPRAAFAVFLALAVPAAVLAATLPAPHNLYVLGIMGYSYAVEWFYQTKKRHQTLPVAQVVGRTDLALFPVAGYLVYGSPDATALLCFLFFYPWALAHLAVNDIADIENDRARGMATIPVLYGMRGAARWVLGFSAVHGVIALVFGLALGPVALAGFAAGIILLGVANYLVFAGAAMRALPLVHATLIIYAVAIIAAAVL, from the coding sequence GTGGGAGCACACAACCCGGGCATAACGACCATGAGAGAGACCCTTGCGGCGCTCGCCGACCTGACCCGCATCCATTTCTTCTTCGTCTGGCCTCTGCTCTTCTGCTCGGGGCTTGCACTTGCGTTCCAGAACTACGGCGGGTTTTCGTGGGCGCTTGTCGGAAGGGCGGCGCTCATCGGATTCCTCGGGTTCGAGGCCGGGCTCGTCTTGAACGACTACATCGACCGGGAGTATGACCGGCGTGAGATCAACGGCTCGCTCACCCGCTACTGGCGGCCGTTCGGGGAGCGCCCGATACCGGCAGGGAAGATCTCACCCCGGGCAGCATTCGCAGTCTTCCTCGCCCTCGCCGTGCCTGCGGCCGTGCTCGCCGCGACCCTCCCTGCTCCCCACAACCTCTACGTCCTCGGGATCATGGGCTACTCCTACGCGGTCGAGTGGTTCTACCAGACAAAGAAACGACACCAGACCCTCCCGGTCGCCCAGGTGGTCGGGAGGACGGACCTCGCCCTCTTCCCGGTCGCCGGGTATCTCGTCTACGGCAGTCCCGACGCGACCGCCCTCCTCTGTTTCCTCTTCTTCTACCCCTGGGCGCTTGCGCACCTCGCGGTCAACGACATCGCCGACATCGAGAACGATCGTGCCCGGGGGATGGCGACGATACCGGTCCTCTACGGGATGCGGGGAGCGGCACGGTGGGTCCTCGGCTTTTCCGCAGTCCATGGAGTTATAGCGCTCGTCTTCGGCCTCGCCCTTGGGCCGGTCGCACTCGCCGGGTTTGCCGCCGGGATCATCCTCCTCGGGGTTGCAAACTACCTGGTGTTCGCCGGAGCGGCGATGCGGGCCCTCCCGCTCGTCCACGCAACACTGATCATCTATGCGGTGGCGATCATCGCGGCCGCCGTTCTCTGA
- a CDS encoding acyltransferase family protein — MNRIIVLDGVKAAAILLIVFIHLYNYLMHHPFTGHHDLIALLSFLALAGFTFVSGYTIYANNSVLQTHEDVTRFYRKRVLRVYPLYLVALATFFICFQVLRLAPSLDLSPIGWLINAFCLQVLLAPAFTDPIFTLWFIGFIVLLYLLYPAIIMFSRTTRGIVLISGGIFALLAALHLLLGIVDDRLLQYYIFFIAGILAARSGITFSRPEAGLQGQGAGIVAVSYAAYGVYLFHMPAFAVAAAIIGRLALPWYLHDAVMYVVVPALFAVAYGIQRSYDLRIRT, encoded by the coding sequence ATGAACCGGATAATCGTTCTGGACGGCGTTAAGGCTGCTGCAATCCTGCTCATCGTCTTCATCCACCTCTACAACTACCTCATGCACCATCCCTTCACCGGCCACCATGATCTCATCGCGCTCCTCTCGTTCCTGGCGCTTGCCGGGTTCACATTTGTATCCGGGTACACGATCTACGCAAACAACAGTGTGCTACAGACACATGAGGACGTCACCCGGTTCTACAGGAAACGGGTGCTCCGGGTCTACCCGCTCTACCTCGTCGCGCTGGCAACGTTCTTCATCTGCTTCCAGGTCCTCCGGCTCGCCCCCTCGCTGGATCTCTCCCCCATCGGGTGGTTGATCAACGCATTCTGCCTGCAGGTGCTGCTCGCACCGGCATTCACAGACCCAATCTTCACGCTCTGGTTTATCGGGTTTATCGTTCTGCTCTACCTCCTCTACCCGGCGATCATCATGTTTTCGAGGACAACGAGGGGCATAGTCCTCATTTCGGGGGGTATCTTCGCTCTCCTCGCGGCCCTGCATCTCCTCCTCGGGATCGTCGATGACCGCCTCCTCCAGTACTACATCTTCTTCATCGCAGGCATCCTCGCGGCGCGGTCAGGCATCACATTTTCCCGGCCTGAGGCAGGACTCCAGGGACAGGGAGCCGGGATTGTGGCAGTCTCGTATGCCGCATACGGGGTATACCTCTTCCACATGCCCGCATTCGCGGTGGCGGCCGCGATCATCGGGAGGCTGGCCCTACCCTGGTACCTTCACGATGCAGTGATGTATGTGGTCGTCCCGGCACTCTTCGCGGTAGCGTACGGCATACAGAGGAGCTACGATCTGCGCATCAGGACATAA
- a CDS encoding cupredoxin domain-containing protein — MTPRVTTTPSRAAEGRSVTVEIAAEHVAFDTDTITVPAGAGVTMNFENRDDGIPHNVAVYTDSSASRVIFRGEIITGPAEVTYTFTAPEEPGTYFFRCDVHPSMNGGFVVE; from the coding sequence GTGACTCCGAGGGTGACCACGACCCCGTCCCGCGCCGCAGAGGGCCGGAGCGTGACCGTTGAGATCGCGGCCGAGCATGTGGCCTTCGATACGGACACGATCACCGTCCCGGCGGGTGCGGGGGTGACCATGAACTTTGAGAACCGGGATGACGGTATCCCGCACAACGTCGCGGTCTACACAGACTCCTCCGCCAGCCGGGTGATATTCAGGGGCGAGATCATCACCGGTCCGGCAGAGGTCACCTACACCTTCACCGCGCCGGAGGAGCCCGGAACCTACTTCTTCAGGTGTGACGTGCACCCCTCCATGAACGGGGGGTTTGTCGTGGAGTAG
- a CDS encoding DUF2298 domain-containing protein translates to MDLILQACYLLLWAGLLKGLQLALWPHLRPALGDYAYPAAYPASLLLFALATWYCGLLRIPVALALLVFVALGAWGLRRGDYRLAELRPLLSWDAIFLVGFLFALSVRFVNPPINYFSEQYMNHAFLAAIMRNPVVPPLDPWFAGGHLTVYYYLGHWLMGCLGFVTGVPPEVVFNLIPATVYGTSFVMLYAIGSLFLRRWRWVPLTVLLLVPPSVPWFLATGRNLYGAFQETNWIIPGARFEFPVFSLFLGNAHAFEMAAFNQFLLIFLLGFAWLLWGGLDTRGRRGLALLIGLSVGSMPPLSSWDALVYGPAVAIFLIALWARERESVSRAAVIAVPAAAFLIYLPYYLLLEPAGVGGIGWGFPPTDPLVFVAIWGGFLALLYAAVARDIWRSPVYLAVALPFIATGYVALGIVAVPLAYLILRRNHSFPDLLCIAGLLVLAFCDLFYLQEMLGGDYSRFNTIFKFYFDAWILLGTGSLLLAGQWLAARQPVLPMSLRRGAVVIVVAALLVAPFALNVDIGRGLLGIGYPPAGYHTLDGLAYLDASRPGEAAAIDYLRSLEGDHCIVEAENGDYGYYSRVSAFTGIPTILGQISHELTWRGNGAWYAERPAEIRAIYENPDESLALMAKYNATLLYVGEPERERYSVRLPDRGLTLIYDEDGVQIYERLPAAYPGQER, encoded by the coding sequence GTGGACCTCATCCTGCAGGCGTGCTACCTCCTGCTCTGGGCCGGGCTCCTGAAAGGCCTTCAGCTGGCCCTCTGGCCCCACCTCCGCCCCGCGCTCGGGGACTACGCCTACCCGGCGGCATACCCGGCCTCCCTCCTCCTCTTCGCCCTCGCGACCTGGTACTGCGGCCTCCTCCGCATCCCGGTTGCCCTCGCCCTCCTGGTCTTCGTCGCCCTCGGAGCGTGGGGCCTCCGGCGGGGCGACTACCGGCTCGCGGAACTCCGGCCCCTGCTCTCCTGGGACGCAATCTTCCTGGTCGGCTTTTTGTTTGCGCTCTCTGTCAGGTTCGTAAACCCGCCCATCAACTACTTCAGCGAGCAGTACATGAACCACGCCTTCCTCGCGGCCATCATGAGGAACCCCGTGGTGCCGCCGCTCGACCCCTGGTTTGCGGGCGGGCACCTCACCGTCTACTACTACCTCGGCCACTGGCTGATGGGCTGTCTTGGGTTTGTCACCGGCGTTCCTCCGGAGGTGGTCTTCAACCTCATCCCGGCCACGGTCTACGGGACGTCGTTTGTGATGCTCTACGCCATAGGAAGCCTCTTCCTTAGACGGTGGCGGTGGGTTCCGCTCACGGTCCTCCTCCTTGTCCCACCATCGGTCCCCTGGTTCCTCGCTACCGGCCGGAACCTCTACGGGGCCTTCCAGGAGACCAACTGGATCATCCCCGGGGCCAGGTTCGAGTTCCCGGTCTTCTCCCTCTTCCTCGGGAACGCCCATGCGTTCGAGATGGCCGCGTTCAACCAGTTCCTCCTCATCTTCCTCCTCGGGTTTGCGTGGCTGCTGTGGGGCGGGCTTGACACCCGAGGACGGCGGGGGCTTGCCCTCCTCATCGGCTTGAGCGTAGGCTCGATGCCGCCCTTGAGTTCCTGGGACGCTCTCGTTTACGGCCCGGCGGTCGCCATTTTTCTCATCGCCCTCTGGGCCAGGGAGCGGGAGAGCGTTTCCCGGGCGGCAGTCATAGCGGTCCCGGCGGCCGCCTTCCTCATCTACCTCCCCTACTACCTCCTCCTCGAGCCTGCGGGCGTGGGCGGGATCGGATGGGGGTTCCCCCCCACCGACCCCCTCGTCTTTGTCGCGATCTGGGGCGGGTTCCTCGCCCTCCTCTATGCCGCTGTCGCCCGGGACATCTGGAGATCCCCGGTCTACCTTGCCGTTGCCCTCCCGTTCATCGCCACCGGCTACGTCGCCCTCGGGATTGTCGCGGTCCCGCTCGCCTACCTGATCCTCCGGAGGAATCACTCATTCCCTGACCTCCTCTGCATCGCGGGGCTCCTTGTGCTCGCCTTCTGCGACCTCTTCTACCTTCAGGAGATGCTTGGGGGCGACTACAGCCGCTTTAACACCATCTTTAAGTTCTACTTCGATGCCTGGATCCTCCTCGGCACCGGCTCCCTGCTCCTCGCCGGGCAGTGGCTTGCAGCCCGGCAGCCGGTCCTCCCGATGAGTCTCCGTCGGGGAGCTGTGGTCATCGTGGTGGCCGCGCTCCTCGTCGCCCCGTTCGCCCTCAACGTTGACATCGGGCGGGGCCTCCTCGGCATCGGCTACCCCCCGGCCGGCTACCATACCCTTGACGGGCTCGCCTACCTCGACGCCTCACGCCCCGGGGAGGCCGCGGCGATCGACTACCTGCGCTCGCTCGAAGGCGACCACTGTATCGTGGAGGCCGAGAACGGGGACTACGGGTACTACTCCCGGGTATCGGCGTTCACCGGCATCCCCACGATCCTCGGGCAGATCAGCCACGAACTGACGTGGCGGGGGAACGGAGCCTGGTACGCCGAACGGCCGGCAGAGATCCGGGCGATCTACGAGAACCCTGATGAGAGCCTCGCGCTCATGGCGAAGTATAACGCGACCCTCCTCTACGTGGGCGAGCCTGAGCGTGAGCGCTACAGCGTCCGGCTCCCGGACCGGGGGCTTACCCTCATCTACGACGAGGACGGGGTGCAGATCTATGAGCGGCTGCCGGCGGCTTACCCGGGTCAGGAGAGGTAA